TGGCTACTCAACCGCCGAAGTTACTGTATCACCACCGTAAGTCCAATCCATCAACGCCACCAATTCTTCCCAACGAGCTTATCACCGATATTCTATCTCGCTTTACTGTCAAATATCTGATGCAGATGAAATGTGTGAGTAAGTCATGGAACACTCTTATCTCTGATCCTATATTCATCAAAATTCATCTCAATCGATCGGAACTAAATCCACAATTCTCATTGATATCTGCACATAACGATGATCACAGTTTTGTACCCTTCCCCGTTGGTCTATTATGGAAAAACCGTAGTATCAATATTCCTCAAGATCCTTCTTACCAATTAAGCAACAAGAACTGTACTGAGATTGTTGGTTCATGCAATGGATTAGTATGCTTGGTAGGTTATTCTCTCAATGAGATTAATGGGTATAAAAAAAGGTGGCTTCGATTCTGGAATCCTGCTACAAGAGCAATATCTGATAAAGAAGGGACCGTTTTCTATAACTATTGTAAGTTCACGTTTGGTTATGATAATTCAACTCAGACTTATAAAGTCACGGCGTTAGGTTCAGTTGTGGATCGTACTCTATCAGAAACTGATGTGAAAGTATTCAGTTTAGGTGATAATGTTTGGAGAACTATTCATGGGCTTCCTGCTATTCCTCTTCAATTGTACTTTGGTCATGAGTATGATGGTGTACATTTGAGTAACACTATTAACTGGCTGTCCATTCAGGATGTGTTTGGTAGAGATGATATTGTTGAGCAATTTGTAATAATATCGCTTGACTTGAGAACAGAGACATTCACACAATTGATGCCCCTGAAAATTATGACAATCATGGGGGTATATCACCAAATATTTGTGTCATGATGGATTCCCTTTGTTTTTCTTATGATAAGAAAACTGAAATTTTCATATGGCAGATGACGAAATTCGGAGATGAAAAATCTTGGTCTCAATTTCTTAAATTTAGTTATCACAATGTTGGAGTAGATTATGAACTTGGTCACCCACGTATTAAATTAACACCGTTGCATCTTTCTGAGGATGGTGATACACTATTATTAGCAAACGACCAACAAGACAGTACAATTCTTTACAACTGGAGATGTAACAGAGCAAAGAAAACTAGAATCAACAATAAGATATGTTGGTTCTCTATCAGGGATTATGTCGAAAGTTTGGTTCCAACATGTTGAAGGTAAGTTCTTCTCACATGATATATTGTTTCAATTCTTACGAATTCATGTGCAGATTGTTTAATTTGTgcaattaatttatttaacttcAATACTTTGTTGTAGATATTTTGAATCAAGAATCAATTGACACATCTTATTACCATGTTTAGAACTCAACTAACAGCCGTGACATAGACTTGTATTAATGCATTATGGTAGATAGAAGttaatttctttatatttttttcagataCGGCTGCACTTCAAAGGATTAGGCATCCTCTTTTCTTCTGTCTTTTTTTCTCTGTGTGTATTGTTGTTTCTGTGCCTTGCCTAACAAGAGTTTGTTTTGAATTATTGGTTCGCAACCTCACCTTCAATTAGCAATGCAATGCACAACTATTAAATATATGGTTGAGTAGTTCATTCGTTCGTTCTTAATTAGGAAACCTTTACAGTGCAATGCACAACTATTAATTAGATTATTTATACATAATCACTTCAACCCAACTCTTAGTTTTGTAAATTTCCTCaataagttttaaattaaaatccaTAATCTCATGAACCTTATCATAACATTTCATAAATCAATATAACAGAGATCCTAACCAACAACTACATATCTACTCATCTATTGGTGAAAAACTGCACATCTATTCAGATTATTTAGCATTACTCTATTAGAAATAATCTTAGACAAACAACACTAAGTTTCAAATTTCTTATACAACAAAGTGAGTAGTACTCTAGCGGAAGTAAATGTAGCTCCAACAAGCTCGTAACCTGCCATGAACCGTTGATTCGGTCGAAGTTGTGGATCTATAATTCATAAAAGACTTCTATTAAGCATATGCATTAgagtgaaaaaataaaagaacaaaaactCAAAGGAAAATGAATGAATAATTCTCAAAAGTGCAACAAGACATTGAATTCTGCATAATATCAAAAATACGTAGAGAAACAAAACCTATATGGTTGTGCGTACTTGTACTGTATAATCAAATCAAGAAGGATATCTatctaatatatattaatttacaaAACATTTAAATGTTTTAAATAAACATGGACATCTAAGATCTAAATATGCGAATCATGCATATTTATGTTGAAGTAATGGCAACAATCATGTATGCATATACATACAATATATGTGAATTAATGAAAGAAGAACTTACTATTCAGAGGTTGACACCAAGCTTCCCACATATTCCTTGACAAGGAACCATCTTATTTTATTGGTAATTCTAGTTCTTTCGACACTGTTATCTCTCATATTATACAGAATTGCCTGCTCTTCTAAACTGCTACCCAATATCAATctatcatcattctccgacagaTACAATGGCACCATAAATAATTCCTTATCTCTAAAATTGTAACCAATACTATCCAAATAACTAATTTGAagatccaaataattaatttgaagAAACTGTGTCCAAGATTCTTGAACTCCAAAATCCATCATTTGCCATATAACAAAATGAGTTAGTCTAAAATCATAAGAAAAACAAAGACGATTCATCAACACACCAATAGTTGGGTCTactcgaggcatttcaacaaaacCATGAGGAAGATGCATCTGCGTGTATGTCTCGGTTCCCAGATCAAGAGAAATAATAACATaattctcaagagatttaacCTTGTATTCAAAAACACCCAACCAATTAGCAGTGCCACTCAAATAAACACCATCATAGTCATGGTGGAAGCGATAGACAGGGTGGAAGCGATAGACAAACTGAAGTGGAGCCGCAGGGAAATTTTGAATATTTCTCCAGACATTATCAACCAAACTAAAAACTTTTGTCTCGGTTATCCTATTACGAGGTTGAAAATTTAGGGACACAACCTTATAAGTAGAGGTTAAATTATCATAACCAAATACGAACTTTAAAGATCTATATTGACTAACCCTATGATGGCGTCGATTAACCCTATCACTCGAAAAACATAAATGGCCTAGTGCTTTAGATATTGTTCTAGTGGATGGGTTCCAGAAACGAAATGTTATATCTTGATCCAAAATTGAAAAATGATCAAGCAGATCAATCCATTACATGAACCAACAACACGATGGTTGACACGGCTATTGGATTGGTTGAAACAAACATCGTCCATAAGGTAATGAGGTTCGTCAGTAAGGGTGATCAGAGGATTTTCGAGTAAATGGCATACTGGTAAGGGTACGACATTTTTGGTCTTGCTAGTGACAAGTGCAAGGTGAGGGTTTCGAGCAGATCGAAGAAGATGCATTCTGATGAAAATAGGATCGGTAAAGAGAGAATTAGAGAACTTACTCAAGCATCTCATTCGCATAAAAGatttctgttataccccaaaatttgcccgcatcttttttagaaagaaggcaacagacttctgtctaaaaattgggagtttcatataatcttggattttatttcataaatatcctgattttatgaatactcatttttagaatttttcttatacggtattttggttcgctgttgaatttattcttacacaaacgccaaagtactgtttattacttcacacacgctatttatttgagatttatttgcagataaatagtactgacgtaattggtacagaattaaatttttgcaggcgcagagtccagggattcagactgtactggtaacaagtaaattattattagtttttgtttcccactaatttttgtactatattattgttttcaaaatctcttctattattttcaaaatctcttcctttcttttcaaatctctttctttcaaatcaaatcctaactttattctatacatctctcttttcaaacccaaccatacactttctttcaaatcctactaccactcaaattttccttttttgtacggaatcacttcattccccaacgtctctatccttcttttcactctataaatacctctcattttttccataaattctcacatcaaatttcaactcatttctcaaacttctacctcatatttattttctcttcttccccggcaaaaatggcaaaatggatggatacgtgttttcttatggtcatcactgtcttggtggtgatcatgtcctttttctgtctgcatagtcctgaaaaatgcggacctgggttgcttacactcccgttcatctatatgttgttatttattgcatgggtttttaatcgtcatttttaaagttgtcgtatctttcgctttcaaaaatgtaccgtttattttatttgtcgtactgtttattatattatgtaatatttgtactgtcagtattaaatgtcgtactatctatcgtactgtcgtttaattatcaagacaatattatgtgtgtttattgctagttaaatatttatttttctgtgcattaaatatttttcaagatatTTATCGGTAacttcgttcgcgtacagtatattttatttatttattatgtttgtgtttttctaacaactcatgtaaataaattcataggttatcctttttttcttttttttttgaatagaatatgatgcaagaatgtacatgatgtatgatgaatgaaaaaagaaataataaaaataatgatcaacacgatatatacatatagcacaaatcacataagttcataggttcgacgtagcggctcttgggagccaaccttttaatagggggtgttctagaaggtctcatggggtcgttcgtagcctccgagactttttgtctcttcggattttggaacaactcattttatccatgaggttcgaatttttggggtaggttcccggagagatcagctaagtatccagtccagccctccacaaagtcaagcttcgtttcggacctttccaaatacctaacccactccgagtggagttatcagtgagactcgtaaggcgattcatgtccccttttggtctcaaagttaacccccacacttaaggtttaaccgacataaaaatagagcaaatatataatgataaaggcaaatattttcaggcagatgaaaacatgaaacaaataaacaaataaataatttaatgttcattaaaagataaacctccccccGAACCCTTAATGTGgcaatttgccaaccctaaagtgcgccacaaaccctaaaccacaaaacacaaaccacaaacctaaacccactcaagccttaggagcataataattaacctaatagtgttatccccagcagagtcgccagctgtagcaacctgcctaaaatttaaacttagagagtcgccacctattctgaagggcgaataggaaaccctacgcagtatagagatcagggtaagatactatattcaggtcgagggaaggtgttaggcaccctcaaccctttcctatggctttgaatctaaggtaaaggtttatagcaaaattacagaggttaatagctaaggaaatgagaagggggaaaattgagatttttgggaaggggactcgccttgttgccaagtgcctacgtatctccttagggagaatcagagtcaacgtagttcggggaagggttgtacgccattagagttagagtttgaatggtttgaaggctttttgactggcctgtcgtggtttgaatgaggataaaaatccgtatttGGAAATTGAAGCTTGAAAGGTGTCTGAAAAGTGTTTTGGAatttgtttgggcgtacaaccctgatttggcactattaaccgcaatgatcaataggtttgatcaccatagttaaaagattagggggtttgcaccattaccaattcaaatcgattgattcgattatcactaataatgaattaatgtgttttattattttttatgaattttattttgtattgttacccctcataatcgattaatacgattacaaataataacaaattaaacttaGAGCAAggaaggattaatcatcacaatcaataagataattgcaaccatttaatcgaatataatttaactgcattttaattaaataaacattttaattaaaattattgttgaccatagcgattaatcgatttaatcggcacgaacaacaaattgtatttttaatataactattatataattatttattttataaaacaataattatttaataattaatttactaaaaatatattttaatcaaaatagataaataattaaaactatttgaatttattaaagtTATAATCCTGTGTGGTGATTATGAGGGTACATGGTATAAACCATCAGATTAGGGACGTTAGATTAGGCTGAGTGGAGACTGATGGCCAGATCTGAGAGGGTGTATGGTAGTCTATGCGCAGGCGCATGTACTGGATCAAGAAGTGATAATTTCCAGAAAAAATAATGaaggaggggaggctcgaacccatgacctcccaCTCCCCATACGCGCTCGTTTACCACCCCAACCAAATGCCTCACTTGTCTAACCACGCGCTCGCTGTAATATAAAAAAACACGAAACAGATAAATGAAAACGCGCGCGAAAATTCAAAGCAACCAGTATGATGGTGCCACGCCATCATCTTCCCCAATTAACCTGCAATGTTCAGACAAAATAGCTACGAAATAGCTATGGTATTTTCGTAGCAAATTAAAACCTGCAAGAATAGCGAACACCACGCATCTGCATATAAATGAAGCGCGACCTGTCAATTCTTTTCGTCTCCCTCACGCGGACTCATCCCCACCCTTGGTTTGCCCTAATTTTAACTATATAAGAAATCCCCAATTTAAACCCTAGAACTTGACTCGGCCTTCAATGGCCGATCACGCATACAAGCACAGAAACCCAATCAACATTCCAGAAATCACCACAACAAATAATCAAAGCAAATCACGCAATTAAATCATCATGGagatgtttgtatcatgctaatcGATCCAAGTTTTAAAGTAACTTACCTTGACAAATAGGAGACAGTTCTGGGAGTGTTGAAGCAGAGAAGTGATCCAAACACGTTCCAAATCCCTTGTAGAAGCTTTTGAAACCCTTGATTCTTGTTGAAAGCTTCAAATTCTTCAAAACCGAATTGATGTTCTTGAAGCCTTTTTTGGTTCTTGCACTCTTGCCTCTGATCAgaattctcccccccttaatccCTTGATCTCACTTCTCTACTTATAGGAGGACTAAATTAGGTCAAATACCCAGCCCAAGACTCCTTGAATCCAATCTTACCAAActtgagaaaattgattttgttttcgaatagaaactttctattttggcccTCTTTTGTGTTGATTTCTTTTCCATTTAATTGAGCACGAAAATACTTCATTATTTTGTCATAATTGTGATTGGAAATAATCAACATGAATCTTTTTACcataatatatgatttttttcaattatatctttttaaatcattttttaaatgaaataaaaatcaaataaaaatcccataaaaggtgaaattcgtggcacatggtttggaaaacttatggatcaagtttgagtcataaaatataggcccacttgcaagaaattcaaattggacctcctttatttcacattcggtcctccaaaatcacccaactttgatcaagcatatctcattcaatttttaagctatgagggatttctaagactttttggaaacctcaaagtgtcctctacaagccactttggaacatattttccatttggagcttttatcttgatcatatcctctttgacaaaaaactgcttttgaaggatgcctgaaaatgacctgtaatcttttgcactgtatctcccAAATGactcatttctagccctggcttgtgagagacaaagttgtagggaatccaatttccttcaaaataggctttgagtggggcatttttgatgttccatgtgaaagttatgcccagtcaaagttgggttgactttctcctaagaaaccctaatttgaactgttttgtatttgttcatctctgagtctctattaatggaatcatgatcaatctttgatcaaatgatggttatgcacctctatgcttgatgtttgaccaatgatcatagatttgaatcatgttttgattgtagttgaccttcaggtttgaattagttgactgtggatcttgggattgtttgagcaaggctttggaattgaatcttgaactttgaattattgtaaatggaatatggaaggcaaattttggggtatgacagctgcccctgttcaatcttcttaaacctgaagaggtggaagatgattggacactgaaatgccctgaaatttgcttgcgtagggaaagaagctctgtgggagatgggcttatagatgccatctacTTGCCTGGaagggtacttgtctaaagcgtatgcttttcaaacctggatcatttgattgtctCAGAGGAGAgaagaagtaatgtcttacataagactacctgaagaggttcctgaatagggtatatcgaaggttgatgcgaagaagcttaggctttgaacaatgcttagggagaatgtcttggagaagactaactgaggagttctttaagaGAACTAAGTGTGTCTTTGAAAAGATtcgataaatattttaagaaggctacctagaaaggcatgatatgtcttaaataagactcacctagaaaggctcctaaaaagatatgaaacgtcttaaacaggacttacctagaaaggctcttagataggatacgggatatcttaaacaagacttacctagagaggttcctataaagggaatgatacgttttaaacaaaactatctagaaagattcctataaagggtacgatacgttttaaacaaaactacctagaaagattcctataaagggaacggtatgttttaaacaaaactatctagaaagattcctataaggggaacgatatgttttaaacaaaactacctataaaggttcctataaagggaatgatatgttttaaacaaaactacctataaaggttcctataaaggatatggcatgttttaaacaaaactacctataaaggttcctataaagggcatgatatgttttaaacaaaactacctagaaaggttcctataaaggacataaaacgttttaaacaaacctacctagaaaggttcctataaaggacataagacgttttaaacaaaactacctagaaaggttcctataaaggacatgaaacgttttaaacaaaactacctagaaaggttcctataaaggacataagacgttttaaacaaaactacctagaaaggttcctataaaggacataaaacgttttaaacaaaactacctagaaaggttcctataaaggacataagacgttttaaacaaaactacctagaaaggttcctataaaggacatgaaacgttttgaacaaaactacctagaaaggttcctataaaggacacgatacgttttaaacaaaactacctagaaaggttcctataaaggtcatgggacgttttaaacaaaactacctataaaaggtcaggatacgtcttacacaagactgcttggaaaggataggatacatcttaaacaagattgcctagaaaggttaggataattgtctaggacaagactacctggagaggtaagagattcttagattgcttctggattgtctttgaagaaagacttggaatgaggtattggaattgtatctgttaagattgaatcattGATATGATCGTATTTGCACTTGTAATGTGATGATAACATCCtcttgattatgaaatgacctgaaaaggcagcgttagttttatgcaatgttatggtgcatgtgtcatgtaatgagattcccaaaataaatgagaattatgcatgtatgcctatcccacactgcgggatgtaaatagtacaAGCGTGGGAAGattaattatgcaacaatgctcctagtgtgacttcccgaatatcagaagCTTTGAGGCATGCCCCtttatctgaaggagggacccttagagagaactcgagtttcaccatgtcttgcctgatatgcattgccccagtgtttgaattcttgaaaaagaatgcccctagtcaataggttTCTTGATTGTaagtattgatttgaatgtgaagcagatgcttttcagagtgagtcatgcgtttcggttgcgcctgacggacagtgatttgctgagtactcaagaatgagatgatgtctgctataagattacctgaagaggtccttggaaagaatggaaaattgtcttaaacaagattgtgccttaaacaaagctcaaagggatgtatTTGTGCAGtgggtcaaaaatattcctatagaggataaagaccgTTTTAtggaatgtggggttttaaacaaaacttaggaaaaacatcttgaagaagatcaccctggaaaggatggtgaactgtcttagagaagactcggtactttaaacaaagtttgataaggttttttggaagcgtaagagaagtttgaatatgtctaaaaaaagactaactgaaaaagttaagagatgtcttacagaagactacctagaaagggttCGTAGAAAggcaactgtcttagagaagactgtctgaaagggtttgaaaatagaaatgaCGAGAAggcgggtctttaaaagactgtttgacaaaggttcctagaaagggtaaggagtgtttgaatcatgtcttaaagaagactgcgtGGATAAaatgagaaatatcctataaaggttcttggaaaggatgtgagagtggtattgacaccatctgatactgagtgacctttgcaacatgcccccagataatgggcttgccccatgggctatccagcatctttgagagattctatagatcttgattagattgccccatgtaaatgggatgatgacgagttatgccatcctagtcatgcgtaagagatgttttttttttgacaagcctttaaaagctacttcatcagtcagtaggatttttaaccattagccatgccccatgcaacttctccctgatgttaacatttaaatctatatagacaagtgtactttataatgaaatgaaaatgcatacgtctgtcttgaaagtttgaaaacattttttgagCAAAacaaagttgtttttttttgtaagaaagtgatatcaactcaagagttatagtagaccttaaggagtcgggatacctttggtatcagtgcgctttcgaactaaccatgtttcagctaggacttttaagggttgtaacgtggcttggttcacggttttaagaaacaaaagatagaggctcaaagtttatttgtacccatcccaatcttcgtgatgttctccagtcctatgctcagttagctatgcatttagtctccaaaagaatttgggaattgtgacattgacatttatgatggttcaaaaaccaaaggtttatctgcaaaggcagtcatcctcccttcttgtaatattttcttttgttgaaGGTGcatagtgacctcttttcgactttgttatccctaacttttgcatgaACTGTTCgctttaaaactacagtcagcgggatgccccaattttgcctaagtctccttaataggttttgacttagcaggcttttgcattgctttctttttttctttgcggatattgactgccaggcttaatcatgacggagaaccatcggtggttatgttcaaaggaacagtttggaataattaagttaactgagcagctaccctaccccaggttatgtatcaagggttttattttatacgaaggaaaactcctacttctttaggctcaaaggggttgacgagggattaacatccttatatctccattatttaggaatcgaacaaatgcctgtacatcgtcaacacggtctgttcgaaagcgtagtgtgtgaaattgtggtatcgttttcgtcattctccctcaaaaggtgtatgactttaatcgagagttgaatatcacaaggaagaaaaccgagtaaaaacacagttttaaatatagtgagaacactatgaatgaatcaagacaaacgtaagcaatgcattaatgattgttgtaaagtacacagcatatgtcgtaagactaatgtttaaacaaacggaaggaaattgcaaatgaaaacaaaactaatgatctaagaaatccttcttctagccacctatggcactGGACTTGcaaggatcttcgaactcaatgagcccttcttcaatcaaatcttggatcttgtgcttcaacggcccacaatcctctgtatcatgaccaggactatctgaatgataagcgcacctagcatgatgcttatacccgggagcggggttagctggagctgagtatggagg
The Vicia villosa cultivar HV-30 ecotype Madison, WI linkage group LG6, Vvil1.0, whole genome shotgun sequence genome window above contains:
- the LOC131613922 gene encoding F-box protein CPR1-like, giving the protein MDDVCFNQSNSRVNHRVVGSYITFRFWNPSTRTISKALGHLCFSSDRVNRRHHRVSQYRSLKFVFGYDNLTSTYKVVSLNFQPRNRITETKVFSLVDNVWRNIQNFPAAPLQFVYRFHPVYRFHHDYDGVYLSGTANWLGVFEYKVKSLENYVIISLDLGTETYTQMHLPHGFVEMPRVDPTIGVLMNRLCFSYDFRLTHFVIWQMMDFGVQESWTQFLQINYLDLQISYLDSIGYNFRDKELFMVPLYLSENDDRLILGSSLEEQAILYNMRDNSVERTRITNKIRWFLVKEYVGSLVSTSE